The following coding sequences are from one Neurospora crassa OR74A linkage group I, whole genome shotgun sequence window:
- a CDS encoding proline-specific permease — MSKYGDGNFAEKQGGGEALDVASSHNQGQVIDGTISLDASHQLQRGLKSRHIQFLALGGAIGTGLFVGSGGILATVGPAPLWLAYLSMMLLVWIVMNCIGEMCTYLPLRGITLPYFTERFVDASLGFAAGWNYWYAYAILVAAEASAGAILLNYWETPVPTWAWITIILVVNLVLNIIAVEVFGEAEFWFASIKFITIMGLIIVGLVIMLGGGPNHKRLGFHYWNDPGAFKEYLAPGATGRFAAYWTAFVRAGFSFITSPELIGLAAGETVAPRRNIPKAARRFLGRLAVFYGISSLIVGCIVPSDNKNLLSGTSDASASPWVIGIQLAGIGGLNHVINAAILTSAWSAGNAFLYSGSRILYSLAQNGQAPAIFTRTTRRGVPYTAVLMTWAFSLLAYLNVSNNGAQVFTWFSNLSTISGYIGWIVLLITYLRFRQALKVQGLLATLPFKTPGQPYAAWFALVMISILTLTNGFQVFVKWNYKDFLAAYITLPAFLVLYFGHKIWHRTPFHKPAVEIDVLTGKKEMDDMCANDVDPVPRNWLEKIWFWIA, encoded by the exons ATGTCCAAGTACGGCGATGGAAACTTCGCCGAAAAgcagggcggcggcgaggccCTGGATGTGGCTTCCTCTCACAACCAAGGCCAGGTGATTGACGGTACCATTTCTCTGGACGCCAGCCATCAATTGCAAAGAGGTCTCAAGAGTCGGCACATTCAATTTCTGGCTTTGGGAGGAGC TATCGGAACGGGTCTCTTCGTCGGTTCGGGTGGTATCTTGGCCACCGTCGGCCCAGCGCCGCTATGGCTGGCCTACCTATCCATGATGCTTCTTGTCTGGATCGTCATGAACTGTATCGGCGAAATGTGCACATACCTTCCTCTCAGAGGAATCACACTGCCCTACTTTACCGAACGTTTCGTCGATGCTAGCCTGGGGTTTGCCGCTGGCTGGAATTATTG GTATGCGTACGCCAtcctcgtcgccgccgaAGCGTCCGCAggcgccatcctcctcaactaCTGGGAAACACCAGTGCCTACCTGGGCCTGGATCACCATCATCCTTGTTGTTAATCTGGTCTTGAACATCATCGCGGTCGAGGTCTTTGGTGAGGCCGAGTTCTGGTTTGCCAGCATCAagttcatcaccatcatggGGCTCATCATTGTTGGCCTCGTCATCATGCTGGGAGGCGGGCCAAACCACAAGCGGTTAGGGTTCCACTATTGGAACGATCCGGGAGCGTTCAAGGAGTACCTCGCACCTGGTGCCACTGGCAGGTTTGCTGCGTATTGGACGGCATTCGTCCGCGCCGGATTCAGCTTCATCACCTCCCCCGAACTCATCGGTCTCGCTGCTGGTGAGACTGTCGCACCGAGACGCAACATCCCCAAGGCCGCCCGCCGTTTCTTGGGTCGTCTGGCTGTCTTTTATGGTATCAGCTCCTTGATCGTAGGCTGCATTGTTCCCTCGGATAACAAGAACCTGCTTTCCGGCACCTCGGACGCCAGCGCCAGTCCTTGGGTTATAGGTATTCAGCTCGCCGGTATCGGCGGCCTGAACCATGTTATCAACGCTGCCATCTTGACCTCTGCTTGGTCCGCCGGTAACGCGTTCTTGTACTCAGGATCCCGTATCCTGTATTCTCTGGCCCAAAACGGCCAAGCACCCGCTATTTTCACGAGAACTACCAGGCGTGGTGTTCCATATACCGCCGTCTTGATGACCTGGGCATTTTCTCTGCTTGCGTACCTGAACGTATCCAACAACGGCGCTCAGGTGTTTACCTGGTTCTCCAACCTTTCCACCATCTCCGGGTACATTGGCTGGATCGTTCTGCTCATCACTTACCTGCGATTCCGTCAGGCGCTCAAGGTCCAGGGACTGTTGGCGACACTGCCCTTCAAAACTCCGGGCCAGCCATATGCGGCATGGTTTGCCCTGGTCATGATCAGCATCTTGACACTCACAAACGGATTCCAGGTGTTTGTCAAGTGGAATTACAAGGATTTCCTTGCAGCGTACATTACCTTGCCTGCTTTCCTTGTTCTATACTTCGGCCATAAGATCTGGCACAGGACGCCGTTCCACAAGCCCGCCGTTGAGATCGATGTATTGACAggcaagaaggagatggacgATATGTGCGCGAATGACGTGGACCCGGTTCCGAGGAATTGGTTGGAGAAGATCTGGTTTTGGATCGCATGA
- a CDS encoding amidohydrolase, variant produces the protein MAKTTLFINGRIFLSPLRPGQNAGLHTPPSFASCLLIRNDTILHVGSPQDEPITTALLSSSSEGKEEVVETIDLAGHSLLPGFIDGHMHLMIMGQSLTKLDLGPCKSLSDIRSTIRSYAASHPDVPRILCRGWMHSMTPDGVTAKDLDGLDMDGKDRPILVDTKDLHSAWCNTAGIRDLGAQEWTDVPGGTIERDADGKVTGVFNEAANITYVWPYLARVATVEERMAAIQAAVEAYHSVGYTGAIDMAMDEGAWDALQELRRRSSPSEEGNGGKEGIPLRIAAYWLVKPGKNDEENVRQVERAVELARQFNSETTPDCRIVGVKIICDGIIDGCTAGLSEPYEHNGHREVPLWTAEQLEPVVKRADEAGLQVALHAIGDETIKTVLDVLIAHASPERRPRVEHLELSSERDAERLGKAGITASIQPVHADPAILRAWPKLLGAHRCGRAFAYREFADHGAPLALGSDAPTAPHAPLPNVYVGATRRSYREPDYQTTVNPHFALGVCEAIAAASQGVAYSCRDENRIGRLEKGMKADFTIVDMDWEKEKLKEAKVLETWFDGRKVWSAKN, from the coding sequence ATGGCCAAAACAACCCTCTTCATCAACGGCCGCATCTTCCTCTCGCCCCTCCGCCCCGGCCAAAACGCCGGCCTCCACACGcccccctccttcgcctcctgCCTTCTCATCCGCAACGACACCATCCTCCACGTCGGCTCCCCCCAAGATGAACCCATCACCACTGCCCTtctctcctcatcctccgaggggaaagaagaagtagTAGAAACCATCGACCTAGCCGGccactccctcctccccggTTTCATCGACGGCCACATGCACCTGATGATCATGGGCCAATCCCTCACCAAACTCGACCTGGGTCCCTGCAAATCGCTGTCCGACATCCGATCCACCATCCGCTCCTACGCCGCCTCCCACCCCGACGTCCCCAGGATCTTGTGTCGCGGGTGGATGCACTCCATGACTCCCGACGGCGTGACAGCCAAAGACCTGGACGGGCTTGACATGGACGGCAAAGACCGACCGATACTGGTGGACACCAAGGATCTACACTCGGCTTGGTGCAACACGGCCGGCATCCGCGACTTGGGCGCCCAAGAATGGACGGATGTTCCCGGCGGGACGATTGAGCGGGATGCCGACGGCAAAGTGACGGGCGTGTTCAACGAGGCGGCCAACATCACCTATGTATGGCCGTACCTGGCGCGGGTGGCgacggtggaggagaggatggctGCTATACAGGCTGCGGTGGAAGCGTACCATTCCGTGGGGTACACGGGGGCGATCGATATGGCCATGGACGAAGGGGCGTGGGACGCGTTGCAGGAACTAAGAAGACGGTCGTCGCCTTCGGAGGAGGGAAACGGCGGCAAGGAGGGCATTCCGTTGAGGATTGCGGCGTATTGGTTGGTGAAGCCGGGAAAGAATGACGAGGAAAATGTGAGGCAGGTGGAGAGGGCGGTTGAGCTTGCAAGGCAATTCAACAGCGAGACGACGCCGGATTGCAGGATTGTCGGAGTGAAAATCATTTGTGATGGCATCATCGATGGATGCACGGCTGGCCTCTCGGAACCCTACGAGCATAATGGGCACAGGGAGGTGCCGCTTTGGACGGCGGAGCAGCTGGAGCCCGTGGTCAAGAGGGCGGATGAGGCGGGATTACAAGTGGCGTTGCATGCGATTGGGGATGAGACCATCAAGACGGTTCTGGACGTGTTGATTGCGCACGCGAGCCCGGAGAGGAGGCCGCGCGTGGAGCACTTGGAGCTGTCGAGCGAGAGGGATGCCGAAAGGCTGGGCAAGGCGGGCATCACGGCGTCGATTCAGCCGGTGCATGCGGACCCGGCGATCCTGAGGGCTTGGCCCAAGTTGTTGGGAGCGCACAGGTGTGGAAGGGCTTTTGCGTATCGCGAATTTGCGGATCATGGGGCGCCGTTGGCGTTGGGAAGCGATGCGCCCACGGCACCGCATGCTCCGCTGCCTAATGTGTACGTTGGAGCGACGAGGAGATCGTATCGGGAGCCCGACTACCAGACCACGGTCAACCCGCACTTTGCTCTAGGCGTGTGCGAGGCGATCGCTGCGGCGTCCCAGGGCGTGGCGTATAGCTGCCGTGATGAAAACAGGATAGGAAGACTGGAGAAGGGGATGAAGGCTGACTTCACCATTGTGGACATGGAttgggagaaggagaagctgaAGGAGGCAAAGGTTTTGGAGACATGGTTCGATGGCAGGAAGGTGTGGTCGGCAAAGAACTGA
- a CDS encoding Znf1p, protein MGIGNTATSSRKRKQVDDEPTVSDTKQVATSSKKSKKDELALVTDEKRLRRFRDKAPQAFAVIYERATTQRFFVLSRKRIPVWDSLEGFEEEVEIAGSTGNIYTVTIARQPTCTCPMGEKNEQCKHIIYVLARVLRAKYEYVYQLALLSCELQDIFSNAPPIVEGDGDSLTTGEGDKRRKPIEGDCPICFNEMEVLKPEEIVWCRAACGQNVHKECFEMWAATKRKQAGGSKADVTCPYCRSVWEGDDDLIKMIKKGRPTSEGYVNVADQLGISQVRDTSTYYYGGSRSGYYNYGNRSRRYRHY, encoded by the exons ATGGGCATAGGCAACACGGCCACCTCGAGCAGAAAGCGGAAGCAAGTCGATGATGAACCAACTGTTTCAGATACCAAACAAGTAGCTACATCCTCAaagaagtccaagaaggACGAGTTGGCCCTGGTCACAGACGAGAAGCGACTACGCAG ATTCCGTGACAAAGCACCCCAAGCATTTGCTGTCATCTACGAACGAGCCACAACTCAACGCTTTTTTGTCCTCTCGCGTAAACGCATACCCGTATGGGACAGCTTGGAAGGCTtcgaagaggaggtggaaatTGCAGGTTCGACAGGCAATATCTACACCGTGACAATTGCCCGACAGCCGACATGCACCTGCCCCATGGGTGAGAAGAACGAGCAGTGCAAGCACATCATTTACGTACTGGCCCGAGTACTGCGTGCCAAGTACGAATATGTCTACCAACTGGCACTGCTAAGCTGCGAGCTCCAAGACATCTTTAGCAATGCCCCTCCGATCGTGGAAGGGGACGGTGACAGTCTCACAACAGGCGAAGGagacaagaggaggaagccgaTTGAAGGGGATTGCCCCATCTGTTTCAACGAGATGGAGGTACTCAAGCCCGAGGAAATTGTTTGGTGCCGGGCGGCATGCGGCCAGAACGTTCACAAGGAGTGCTTCGAGATGTGGGCGGCTACAAAACGGAAGCAGGCTGGTGGATCCAAGGCCGACGTCACTTGCCCGTACTGCAGGAGTGTCTGGGAAGGCGATGATGACTTGATCAAGATGATCAAGAAGGGGAGGCCAACCTCGGAAGGATACGTGAATGTTGCTGACCAGTTGGGGATTAGCCAAGTACGAGATACCAGCACGTACTATTATGGGGGGTCACGGTCAGGGTACTACAACTATGGCAATAGGAGCAGACGGTACCGGCATTATTGA